The Longimicrobiaceae bacterium region GTTGGCGCGGCGGAACAGCTCGTACACCTCCGCCCTGCGGGCCGGAGAGCGGATCACCACGAAGTCCCACGGCTGCATGAAGCCCACCGAGCCGGCCCGGTGCGCCGCCTCCAGGATGCGCAGCAGCACCTCGTCCGGGACGGGATCGGGGCGGAAGGCGCGGATGTCGCGGCGCAGGGCGATGGCGTCGTACACCGCCTGTTTGGCATCCGGGGGAAACTCGCCCGCCGGGCGGGGGGCGCCCTCGCCGGGGCGCGGGTGGGCGCTCATCCCGCGGCGCCCTCCACGGCGGCGGGCACGGCCGGGGCGTCGACCCGCTCCGCGGTGCGCACCTCGCCGCCCGCCTCGGGCACTTCGATGCGCCAGCAGCACCCGTTCGTCTGCTCGATCTCCCAGAAGCGATCCCGCTCCCAGCCCAGGGCGTGGATCAGCAGGACGCGGTTCAGGTGGCCGTGTCCGCTCACCAGCACGGCCTCGCCCGGGTGGGCGTCCACGATCCGGCCGAAGGCCCGCGCCGCCCGCACCCGCACGTCGTACAGCGACTCGCCGCCGGGGAAGCACACGCTCCACGGGTCCTGCTTCCACCTCCACTCCAGCCCTGGGTTGCACCGCCCCGCCGGCTCGGAGCCGCGCCCCTGCCAGAGCCCGTACGAGAGCTCCCGCAGCTCCGGCACCTCCACCAGCGGGACGCCGGTCCCGCGCAGCACCGCTTCAGCGGTGGCGCGGGCGCGGCGCAGCGGCGAGGTGTACCCCGCGTCGAAGTCCACCTCGCGGAGCAGGGCGCCGAGCGCGTCCGCCTGCGCTCGCCCCGCGTCGTTCAGCGGTACGTCCGTGGTCCCCTGGTAGAGGCCCCGGCGATTCCAGTCGGTCTCGCCGTGGCGGATCAGGTAGATCGTGGGCATCGCATCCGTCGGTCGGTCGTGGAGGTCCCGGGGCTCACAGCTCGATCCCCGGCTGCGCCCCGATCCCCTGGTCGCGGTAGGGGTGCTTCACGAGCCGCATCTCCGTCACCAGGTCCGCCAGCTCCACCAGCGCCCCGGGCGCGTTGCGGCCCGTGACCACCACGTGCGTGCCGGCGGGCCGGGCGCGGATCTCCGCCAGCACCTCGTCCGTGTCCAGCCAGCCGAAGTTGAGCGGGTACGTCATCTCGTCGAAGATGAGCACGTCGTACTCCCCGCCGCGCAGCGCCTCGCGGCAGACCTCCCACCCCTGCCGCGCGAGGGCGCGGTCCTCCTCGATGTTCTCCGAGAGCCAGGTGAAGCCGTCCCCCAGCGGGACGATCTCCACGCCCAGCCGCTCCGCCGCCAGGTGCTCGCCGTAGCGGGTCTCGGCGCTCTTGACGAACTGCCACGCGCCCACCTTCATGCCGCGGCCCGCGGCGCGCAGCAGCATGCCGAACGCGGCGGTGCTCTTCCCCTTGCCGTCGCCCGTGTGGACGATCACCAGCCCGCTGCGGTTCTCCCGCGGCGGCACCCGGTATGCGCCGGGGCGCTTCTTCCGGGGGACGGGCGCCCTGCGCTTCCCCTTCGTCTGCTCGACGGGCTCGGGCGGCGCGAGCGGGTCGGTTCTGTCGCTCATGGATCCTTTCGGTCGGTGTTACTCACTCCCGGGCCCCATCCGTTGATCCCCTCTCCCAGCAATGGGAGAGGGTGGCGGCTCTCAGGCCGCCGGGTGAGGGCCCGTCTCGTTCACGCACGTCACCCGCACCCCGCCCGGGAATACCTCGGCGCGGGTGACGCCGCAGGCGGAGATCCGCAGCGGGAAGGTCTGCCGCAGCGTGACGCCCAGCCAGCGGGCGAGCACCGCGTGCACCACCCCGGCGTGCGCGACCACGAGCACGCTCCCCTCGGCGGGGAGGTCGTCCAGCGCGGCGGCGACGCGCGCCTCGAAGTCGGCGACGGTCTCGCCCTCCGGCGGAGTGTGGGCGGAGGGGTCCTCCGTCCAGAGGCGCAGCAGGTCTCCGTCGCGGGCGGTGCACTCGTCCCAGGTGAGCCCCTCCCACGCGCCGAAGTGCAGCTCCCGCAGGCGCGGCTCCGCCTCCACCGCGGTGCCGGGGGCGGCGATCTCCGCCGTCTCGCGCGCGCGGAGGAGGTCGCTCGCCACCACGCGGTCGAACGACTCTCCCGCCAGCCGGTCGCGCAGGCGCTCCGCCTCGGCCCGGCCGCGCTCCGAGAGCGGCGGGTCGCTCCACCCCTGGTAGCGCCCGCTCTCGTTCCACGCCGTGGTGCCGTGGCGCACCAGCGTCACCCGGAGCACACCGCCTCCAGGGCGCCCACCAGCTGGTTGTTCTCGGCCGGGGTGCGCGCGCCCACGCGGACGTGCCCCGGCAGGCCGAAGGAGGCGCAGTCGCGCACCCGGACCGCGTGCTCCTCCCGCAGCCGCGCGGCGAGCGCGGCTGCGTCGCCCACGGCGGCCAGGAGGAAGTGCGTCGCGGTGCGGACGGTCGGCAGGCGGAGCCGGGCGAAGGCGGCCTCCAGCAGCTCCCGCTCGAAGCGGAGACAGGGGAGCGTCGCCGCCAGGTGCGCCGCGGCCGCGTCGGTGAAGGCGGCCACCGCCGCGGCCTGCGCCAT contains the following coding sequences:
- a CDS encoding histidine phosphatase family protein; translated protein: MPTIYLIRHGETDWNRRGLYQGTTDVPLNDAGRAQADALGALLREVDFDAGYTSPLRRARATAEAVLRGTGVPLVEVPELRELSYGLWQGRGSEPAGRCNPGLEWRWKQDPWSVCFPGGESLYDVRVRAARAFGRIVDAHPGEAVLVSGHGHLNRVLLIHALGWERDRFWEIEQTNGCCWRIEVPEAGGEVRTAERVDAPAVPAAVEGAAG
- the cobO gene encoding cob(I)yrinic acid a,c-diamide adenosyltransferase; translated protein: MSDRTDPLAPPEPVEQTKGKRRAPVPRKKRPGAYRVPPRENRSGLVIVHTGDGKGKSTAAFGMLLRAAGRGMKVGAWQFVKSAETRYGEHLAAERLGVEIVPLGDGFTWLSENIEEDRALARQGWEVCREALRGGEYDVLIFDEMTYPLNFGWLDTDEVLAEIRARPAGTHVVVTGRNAPGALVELADLVTEMRLVKHPYRDQGIGAQPGIEL
- the cobC gene encoding alpha-ribazole phosphatase; the protein is MLRVTLVRHGTTAWNESGRYQGWSDPPLSERGRAEAERLRDRLAGESFDRVVASDLLRARETAEIAAPGTAVEAEPRLRELHFGAWEGLTWDECTARDGDLLRLWTEDPSAHTPPEGETVADFEARVAAALDDLPAEGSVLVVAHAGVVHAVLARWLGVTLRQTFPLRISACGVTRAEVFPGGVRVTCVNETGPHPAA